The stretch of DNA TTACTATTCCATTTACTTTTTATCAGTTGTTGTTAATTCTTCATAATTTTTATAGGGACCCCCAGGCCGAGTGCCTCTTCGATCGAGATCAGTTCGTGGGTCCTTGGGATCACACTGCCGGTGGTCGTCTGCCTGGCGAGCGATTCAATGCCAATCAGCAGTGCATGTTGCGCTTCGGTAAGAACTTCATGCAGGCCAGCAGCCAGAGCAAGATGGAAATCTGTCGGGATCTCCACTGCCGCCAGGATGGACTGCCCTGGACCTCGCATCCTGCCCTGGAGGGCACCGAGTGTGGAGCTAATATGGTAATTATATATTGTAActctaatataaatatttaaatatttatatttatattgattttagTGGTGCCGCGGTGGCTCCTGTGAGGCTCGTTCCACCAGGCAGGGCAGCTACTCAGCCCTCAAGTCCTGGCCGCCCGAAAACGTGCCCGAGGCCACGCACGAGAAAATCTTCAGACACGAGCCGAACCGCATAGCTCCTCAGCAGAACGACTATAATTTGCTGGGAAACGAGCTGCCCGGTTCACCCTCGAATTGGGGCGAATGGAGCGAGCCGAGTGCCTGTGAGTCGGGCTGCCTGTACGGACAGTCACGCCGCCTCCTGGAGGGCAGCACCGGACTGCGAACCTTCAACCGGAGCTGCCTGAACTTTCCCTCGCGCTGCATTGGCCGGGATAGGCGATTCGTGACCTGCAACTCGCCGCAATGCCACAAGGTGCCGGTGCAGACGATCGGCGACTTTGCCAGCCAGGTGTGCATGCAGGCGCGGAAGTCGGATCCCGATCTCACCGGCGAAGGCCAGCAGTTGAGCAGCACCCTGGACGCCTCGTGCAAGATCTTCTGCCGCACCAAGACCAATGGCACCAAGTCGCGGCGTTGGACCTTTCCCGATGGCACCACCTGCCAGTCGAAGCAACACAATCCGGAGGATATTACCTACTGCATTTCAGGAAGATGTGAGCGGTTCTCCTGCGACAATGCCACCTCGAACTTCTTCAGGATGGACGGCAGCTTCTGCGAGGCGAGGTCAGTGCGGCCGACGAGGGACTCCTCGGATCAGGAGAGCAGGCAGCAGTCGACCAGCCAGCGATATGCCGAGAGGCAGGAGGGAAAACCATCCAAAAATCACTATGAGAATGGTAAGGAATTTGATTGCTTAacgtacacagaaaaaaaatcgatatgaaatagaGTCATTCCTACAAAATGATActattaatgtcaaatttatgattcaagcATATCAACTTGTTATTTCATCATTTCATAAGAGATATAAAAATACTggtttaaaataccaaatatagtatttttaacccttgcagagggtattatgatttcagtcagaagtttgcaacgcagtaaaggagacatttcaaataaaatctttattcatatcaaaatgatcttaaaacaagagagaacgctatagtcgggttgttgtcccgactatctaatacccgtcactcagctaaagggagtgcgaacgctgtgtcgggttggtgtcccgactaataatcgtaactcagctaaagggagtgcgagggagatagatatataatttttgattgcgtataactttttaatgaatcgtccgatttgaaaaatgtcttctacatttcgataggtataaatatacacaacaaaattgcatttatacttttcggaaatctttaaagatgtgggcgcaggacccattttaaaatcgttagtgggcgattgtgggcgttagagggggcgtggcgctcggctaaaataaacttgcgctgcgtaggaagcccaagaatatgcgtggaaaatctcaaccttctagcttttgtagtttctgagatctcagcgttcatacagacggacagacggacagacagacagacggacagacggacagacggacagacggacatggctagatcgactcggctagtgaccctgatcaagaatatatatactttatggggtcggaaacgcttccttctagctgttacatacttttgcacgaatctagtatacccttttactctacgagtaacgggtataacaagaaaggaagctagcttcggacAGCCGaatcttatatacccttgcagatacttcctattaatttacaaatcgcaaaaatggtaagtttcctattatttctcattaattttcctatcgttcctatggcagctatatgatatagtcgtccgattttgaaaaaattttattcgaaattcagaattagataaaaaattacatttccaaaagtaggatgttataggttcaaaaacacccaagatataatttttttacattttttttcccgattgttcctatgagagctatatgatatagttgtccgatccggctcgttccgacttatatactacctgcaatagaaagaagacttttgggaaagttttatcccgatagcttgaaaactgagagactagtttgcgtagaaacggacggacagacggacggacagacggacatggctagatcgactcgtctagtgatgctgatcaagaatatatatactttatggggtcggaaacgtctccttcactgcgttgcaaacttctgactgaaatcataataccctctgcaagggtataaaaatattaaattaaccttCATTTCTGTTcagagaaaaataatattaataaaatttttctttaatccGATAGAGGTGGCAAAACGTCCTTCGTATGGCCAAGGCAACCATATCAGTTCCCCACCATCGCCGTACAAGAGGAGGACCTATCACAAGCCGTATCCATATCCACCGGAGATATCGCGACCTCCGCCACCGGCCTCCGCCTCACTGATCGCCCTCGATCGCAGCTCATCATCGGAATCCGAGTGGGTTGTGCATCCCGGCTGCCACTCCAACTGCATGACGGACTCCAAGGGTGTCCAGGGAGTCACTTCGCGGCTGACTGGGGTGGAGAGCATCCAGCTCTGCTCGTATCGCATTCAGCCCTGCGAACGTTTGCAGACGGCAGCTGAGTTTGCCGAGCAAACCTGCGCACGATATCGCCAGAAGGTGCGGGGATTATCCGGTCATGGGGCCCAGATCTCCGCCAGCATCGATGAGCCGGATCGCAGCTGCCGTGTGGGCTGTCAGGACGAGTTCATTAAGTACCGGTACTACCTGGTCAACGGCCGCAATGGACACTTTCCGCCCGGCACTCGCTGTTCGCCGGTGGGCAAAAGATATTGCGTATACGGCAAGTGCCTGGAATTTGGCGACGATGATATGCCGCTGGAGAAAACCCACATCAGTTTGGGCCAACTGAGGACGCGCCGGAAAAGAAGTTTGCCCTTCAATGATTTGCTCAACTTAACGGAGATACAAAGCACTGTGAACCTTAAACAAACACCTTTGGGTAACTACTTTATACTACTTTTTGCCATAAATACAaacttatataaatatattccttAATTATTCCTTAGATGTCTCCGCCGAACACATCGAATTCACCCAACCCATTCACGTCTCCGCAGACGAACTGAGTAGCAAAAGCCTATAGCCCAATAGCTTCCTGGCCACAATTCCCTTAGTCGATTAAGTTCTAAGCTAGCTTAAGTTCAAGGCTGGCCAAAAAAACTGCCTTTGAAGtatatatgaaataataaacgATAAGgagataaatattatattatattcgtAATGGT from Drosophila takahashii strain IR98-3 E-12201 chromosome 2R, DtakHiC1v2, whole genome shotgun sequence encodes:
- the stl gene encoding A disintegrin and metalloproteinase with thrombospondin motifs 16, with the translated sequence MTVSAIGSNRHRRLALIVLTTLWLLIDATASSSSASNPKSVSIELRRKRSLQYNGIELDENTLLGHLREHEMALIFGSRSPEEAPEFKLVHLAQQQEQQEGSPQDGAQLEQEGITQKRRQRRSLPIQDDEVPPAERGEEPGEEAGEDGDAVEARLQLQQSPQLIDDAFIFIRRTENGTQFVEHSPQLLKRLERCFYRSPAAALDLCEPGNVRGVFQQNGSDLVIHPLPARFGTGTHVLYQARVDKSGGGYSGASSRRTAPPLDDSQLQFEPDAEEFNEPRRRLRAQTQAQSPLRLRFQPRHHHHSHHPHHQRRRRFIGDPPRNRWSDIPEELFIETAIFVDSDLYAHMQRNFPTNTESKVVSFLLAMINGVQLLYHHPTLGRRINFVLKRLEIWKSWDPPGLVRSRDVENYLNSFCKWQEKLNPFSDADPLHYDHALVLTGLDLVTYEKGKANSQVVGMATVKGMCTSIYSCTINEAKHFESVFVVAHEIGHNLGMRHDAKEISCDPTMHIMSPKLGSGKVTWSKCSRTYLENFLTDPQAECLFDRDQFVGPWDHTAGGRLPGERFNANQQCMLRFGKNFMQASSQSKMEICRDLHCRQDGLPWTSHPALEGTECGANMWCRGGSCEARSTRQGSYSALKSWPPENVPEATHEKIFRHEPNRIAPQQNDYNLLGNELPGSPSNWGEWSEPSACESGCLYGQSRRLLEGSTGLRTFNRSCLNFPSRCIGRDRRFVTCNSPQCHKVPVQTIGDFASQVCMQARKSDPDLTGEGQQLSSTLDASCKIFCRTKTNGTKSRRWTFPDGTTCQSKQHNPEDITYCISGRCERFSCDNATSNFFRMDGSFCEARSVRPTRDSSDQESRQQSTSQRYAERQEGKPSKNHYENEVAKRPSYGQGNHISSPPSPYKRRTYHKPYPYPPEISRPPPPASASLIALDRSSSSESEWVVHPGCHSNCMTDSKGVQGVTSRLTGVESIQLCSYRIQPCERLQTAAEFAEQTCARYRQKVRGLSGHGAQISASIDEPDRSCRVGCQDEFIKYRYYLVNGRNGHFPPGTRCSPVGKRYCVYGKCLEFGDDDMPLEKTHISLGQLRTRRKRSLPFNDLLNLTEIQSTVNLKQTPLDVSAEHIEFTQPIHVSADELSSKSL